Proteins encoded by one window of Akkermansia muciniphila ATCC BAA-835:
- a CDS encoding DEAD/DEAH box helicase, producing MALNPDRATLNFLNAFPEEIRLRGEKLQKDGAVTQIFGNHLYIQGRVEDTYGVHRVNLRLQGNRWFGACSTEDEDLAGAAMYAAMLERMYRGQDLPESPNELNDVPLLDILEEKLGRELDDKEADYVSKLEKRYRRFAIEQEIHDHDMVRLNPRWEIVSYDPLELWPVPPTNILEFWNYIAYAFNKKRLPYPEFMESITDLEKVQRKIHEWERSREVGTWYDRIQSVNERPPQPPRGELFMRLVSTINEGHFEYRHSLKQDWIPVREKQDLEHLENLHERAAVRMDAQTEILLVSLSDYARAEDALTLDLDQEAACALMNKLFHQPALKGYLVNLDENYFKVVDEPLKWICQDDPIEPDCYALQLATSTGINVSHSVRQLPGQQELYQSDETVFPGPPRWLESTEVEPRYSIPKQVIDSLEGVEFLRKIGASLPPSMEDRVVDIDLRGTFDMKIVRGLTSAETEHVLCEVSARDASGYRTEKLGKDGWDVSHQEPMKNKVLLRFIREHLYPIPGLLEEMGFSYDPQVGAFKARVTRQFPEKFAEWAKQLPKELTVNMDDKLKTLLADPVAAAVRFEVVNQEIDWFDLRIVIDVEGVQLSKEQIRALVAARGGYVRMDDGGWMRLEIKLDNDQRDAVTRLGLDPFDLSGETHRMHAMQLADPKAAEVFDPKAWKRIKDRTAEIQIDVKPDVPSQLQATLRPYQVEGFHFLAYLATNGFGGILADDMGLGKTIQSITYVLWLREEFARKNKSKKKVVIPPVLIVCPKSVLDVWAGETEKFAPGVRVLVIRSKDQANLEDIKKNYDMVVVNYAQLRVCGETLNQIKWLTVILDEGQQIKNPDSKAAKAAREIVSYNRLVLSGTPIENRLLDMWSLMAFSMPGVLGSRSYFKKRFDKRKDPQSQNRLAARLKPFLLRRTKSQVAKDLPPRTEEEVYAKMEGIQSQLYKAELRRIQQALLGLDSDESVKKNSFAILQGLMRLRQICCHPGLVDPKYAKEDSAKMTALFYLLDQLREEGHKVLVFSQFVSMLEIIKNRLEAENRPLNYLTGQTKDRRGEIEKFQTTKDPSVFLLSLKAGGAGLNLTSASYVVLYDPWWNPAVESQAIDRTHRIGQKNKVIAYRLLTKDSVEEKIRILQHQKNQLVANVLGDEGFTSSLGIDDLNFILNHGDDEEG from the coding sequence ATGGCACTTAACCCGGATAGGGCTACTCTGAACTTTCTCAATGCCTTTCCGGAAGAAATCCGGCTGCGCGGCGAGAAGCTCCAGAAAGATGGCGCAGTCACGCAAATTTTTGGCAATCATTTATATATTCAGGGCCGCGTGGAAGACACATACGGCGTGCACCGCGTGAATCTGCGCCTTCAGGGCAACAGGTGGTTCGGAGCATGTTCCACGGAAGACGAGGATCTGGCCGGAGCGGCCATGTATGCCGCCATGCTGGAGCGCATGTACCGTGGCCAGGACCTTCCGGAATCCCCGAACGAACTGAATGATGTTCCTCTTCTGGATATTCTGGAAGAGAAACTGGGACGCGAACTGGACGACAAGGAAGCGGACTATGTCAGCAAACTGGAAAAGCGCTACCGCCGTTTCGCCATTGAACAGGAGATTCACGACCATGATATGGTGCGCCTGAATCCCCGATGGGAAATCGTCAGCTATGACCCGCTGGAATTGTGGCCCGTGCCTCCCACAAACATCCTCGAATTCTGGAATTACATTGCTTACGCCTTCAACAAGAAACGCCTGCCCTACCCGGAATTCATGGAATCCATTACGGATCTGGAAAAGGTCCAGCGCAAGATTCATGAATGGGAGCGCTCCCGTGAAGTCGGCACCTGGTACGACCGCATCCAATCCGTGAATGAACGCCCCCCGCAGCCGCCCCGCGGAGAACTGTTCATGAGGCTTGTTTCCACTATTAACGAGGGACATTTCGAATACCGCCATTCCCTGAAGCAGGACTGGATTCCCGTCCGGGAAAAACAGGATCTGGAACATCTGGAAAATCTGCATGAACGGGCTGCCGTACGCATGGACGCCCAGACGGAAATCCTGCTCGTCTCCCTGTCCGACTACGCCCGTGCGGAAGACGCCCTGACGCTGGATCTGGACCAGGAAGCCGCATGCGCCCTGATGAACAAACTTTTCCACCAGCCCGCCCTGAAAGGCTACCTGGTGAACCTTGATGAAAACTATTTCAAAGTGGTGGACGAACCGCTCAAATGGATTTGCCAGGACGATCCCATTGAACCGGACTGCTACGCTCTTCAGCTTGCAACTTCCACCGGCATCAACGTCTCCCACTCCGTCCGGCAGCTTCCGGGGCAGCAGGAACTGTACCAGTCTGACGAAACCGTCTTTCCCGGCCCCCCCCGCTGGCTGGAAAGCACGGAAGTGGAACCCCGCTACTCCATTCCCAAACAGGTCATCGACAGCCTTGAAGGGGTGGAATTCCTCCGTAAAATAGGCGCTTCCCTGCCCCCCAGCATGGAAGACCGCGTGGTGGACATCGACCTGCGCGGCACCTTTGACATGAAAATCGTCCGCGGCCTCACCTCTGCGGAAACGGAACACGTGCTCTGCGAAGTAAGCGCCAGGGACGCTTCCGGCTACCGCACGGAAAAACTCGGCAAGGACGGTTGGGACGTATCCCATCAGGAGCCCATGAAGAACAAAGTTCTGCTGCGCTTCATCCGGGAGCACCTTTATCCCATTCCCGGCCTGCTGGAAGAAATGGGCTTTTCCTATGATCCCCAGGTGGGCGCGTTCAAGGCCCGCGTCACCCGCCAGTTCCCCGAAAAATTCGCGGAATGGGCCAAACAGCTTCCGAAAGAGCTGACCGTCAATATGGACGACAAACTCAAGACGCTGCTGGCGGATCCGGTGGCCGCCGCCGTGCGGTTTGAAGTAGTCAACCAGGAAATCGACTGGTTTGACCTCCGCATCGTCATTGATGTGGAAGGCGTCCAGCTCTCCAAGGAGCAAATCCGCGCCCTGGTCGCCGCCAGAGGCGGTTACGTCCGCATGGACGACGGAGGATGGATGCGCCTGGAAATTAAACTGGACAATGACCAGCGCGACGCCGTTACCCGCCTGGGCCTGGACCCCTTCGATCTTTCCGGAGAAACCCACCGCATGCACGCCATGCAGCTGGCGGACCCGAAAGCCGCAGAAGTGTTCGATCCAAAGGCATGGAAACGTATCAAGGACCGTACCGCGGAAATCCAGATCGACGTCAAGCCGGATGTTCCCTCCCAGCTCCAGGCCACCCTGCGCCCGTATCAGGTGGAAGGGTTCCATTTCCTGGCTTACCTTGCCACGAACGGGTTCGGCGGCATTTTGGCGGATGACATGGGCCTGGGTAAAACGATCCAGTCCATCACTTACGTCCTCTGGCTGCGTGAAGAATTCGCCCGCAAAAACAAATCCAAGAAAAAAGTCGTCATCCCTCCGGTTCTTATTGTTTGCCCCAAATCCGTGCTGGACGTCTGGGCGGGAGAAACGGAAAAATTTGCGCCAGGCGTGCGCGTCCTCGTCATCCGCAGCAAGGACCAGGCCAATCTGGAAGACATCAAGAAGAATTACGACATGGTCGTGGTCAACTACGCCCAGCTCCGCGTCTGCGGGGAAACCCTGAACCAAATCAAATGGCTTACGGTTATTCTGGACGAAGGCCAGCAGATCAAAAACCCGGATTCCAAGGCAGCCAAGGCGGCACGGGAAATCGTTTCCTACAACCGTCTCGTTCTCTCCGGCACACCCATTGAAAACCGCCTGCTGGATATGTGGTCCCTTATGGCCTTCTCCATGCCCGGAGTCCTCGGTTCCCGCTCCTACTTCAAGAAGCGCTTTGACAAGCGCAAGGACCCGCAAAGCCAGAACCGCCTGGCCGCGCGCCTGAAACCCTTCCTGCTGCGCCGCACCAAATCCCAGGTGGCAAAAGACCTGCCTCCCAGGACGGAAGAAGAAGTGTACGCCAAAATGGAAGGCATCCAGAGCCAGTTGTACAAGGCGGAACTCCGCCGCATTCAGCAGGCCCTGCTCGGCCTGGATTCGGACGAATCCGTCAAAAAGAACAGTTTCGCCATTTTGCAGGGCCTGATGCGCCTGCGTCAGATCTGCTGCCACCCCGGCCTGGTGGATCCCAAATACGCCAAGGAAGACAGTGCCAAAATGACAGCCCTCTTCTACCTGCTGGACCAGCTCCGGGAAGAAGGGCACAAAGTGCTCGTCTTCTCCCAGTTCGTTTCCATGCTGGAAATCATCAAGAACAGGCTGGAAGCGGAAAACAGGCCGCTTAACTATCTTACCGGCCAGACCAAGGACCGCCGCGGAGAAATTGAAAAATTCCAGACGACCAAGGACCCCTCCGTCTTCCTGCTTTCCCTGAAAGCCGGCGGCGCCGGCCTCAACCTTACTTCTGCCTCCTATGTCGTTCTATATGACCCGTGGTGGAACCCGGCCGTAGAAAGCCAGGCCATCGACCGTACGCACCGCATCGGCCAGAAAAACAAGGTGATCGCCTACCGCCTTCTGACGAAGGATTCCGTGGAAGAAAAAATCCGCATTCTCCAGCATCAGAAAAACCAGCTCGTCGCCAACGTGCTGGGTGACGAAGGGTTTACCTCCAGCCTGGGCATTGACGATCTGAACTTCATCCTCAACCACGGGGATGATGAAGAAGGTTAG
- a CDS encoding Lrp/AsnC family transcriptional regulator, producing MSSASLLQLLATQARLSDGELAERLDMTEEAVRAQREQWEKEGVILGYQAVVNEEYEHDSKVAAFIEVKMTPERDGGFDRLAMRISRFDEVSSCYLASGGFDLLVLVEGKSMREIARFVAEKLSTLEGVLSTSTHFHLKTYKKNGCVFEAPVQTERLAVAP from the coding sequence ATGTCCTCTGCATCACTTCTACAGTTACTGGCGACTCAAGCCCGCTTGAGCGATGGCGAATTGGCCGAACGTCTTGACATGACTGAAGAAGCCGTGCGAGCCCAGCGGGAACAGTGGGAGAAGGAAGGCGTCATCCTCGGATACCAGGCCGTGGTGAATGAGGAATATGAACACGACAGCAAGGTGGCGGCCTTCATTGAAGTGAAAATGACGCCTGAACGCGACGGCGGTTTTGACCGCCTGGCCATGCGCATTTCACGGTTCGACGAAGTTTCCTCCTGCTATCTGGCAAGCGGCGGTTTTGACCTGCTGGTGCTGGTGGAAGGAAAAAGCATGCGGGAGATTGCCCGGTTTGTGGCGGAAAAACTCTCTACGCTGGAAGGGGTGTTGTCCACTTCCACACACTTCCATCTGAAAACCTACAAGAAAAACGGTTGTGTGTTTGAAGCTCCCGTGCAGACAGAACGCCTGGCTGTCGCTCCGTAA
- a CDS encoding aminotransferase class I/II-fold pyridoxal phosphate-dependent enzyme: protein MNWQNKIAEQVSSIPRSGIREFFDLVTGRTDIISLGVGEPDFVTPWNIREAAIYSLEKGHTSYTSNYGLESLRRSIVKYVDGFFHVNYDPLREVLVTVGVSEAIDLALRAILNPGDEVLYHEPCYVSYAPSVNMAYGVATAVPTSKRDLFALNPELLEASITPRTKVLMLNFPTNPTGAVAPVETLQEIARICIRHDLIVLTDEIYSELRYDGKPHVSIASLPGMKERTLLLHGFSKAFAMTGFRLGYACGPEPLISAMMKIHQYSMLCAPITSQEAAIEALENGTSAMLKMRESYRQRRDYLVKRLNEIGMDCHLPGGAFYVFPDISRFGLTSKEFATRLLMEKQVAAVPGTAFGASGEGFLRCCYATAFDQIKEACNRMEHFVETLS, encoded by the coding sequence ATGAATTGGCAGAACAAAATAGCGGAGCAGGTAAGCTCCATACCCCGTTCCGGCATCCGGGAATTTTTTGACCTGGTCACGGGACGCACGGATATCATCTCCCTGGGCGTAGGGGAGCCGGACTTCGTGACGCCGTGGAATATACGGGAAGCGGCCATTTACTCCCTGGAAAAGGGGCACACCTCCTACACTTCCAACTATGGGTTGGAATCCCTGCGCCGTTCCATCGTCAAATACGTGGACGGATTCTTCCATGTCAACTACGACCCCCTGCGCGAAGTGCTGGTGACGGTAGGCGTAAGCGAAGCCATAGATCTCGCTCTCCGTGCCATTCTGAATCCGGGGGACGAGGTTCTTTATCACGAACCCTGTTATGTCTCCTATGCCCCCAGCGTCAATATGGCCTACGGCGTAGCTACCGCCGTGCCTACAAGCAAAAGGGATCTTTTCGCCCTGAACCCGGAGTTGCTGGAAGCGTCCATTACACCGCGGACCAAGGTGCTGATGCTCAACTTCCCGACGAATCCGACCGGAGCGGTGGCCCCTGTGGAAACCCTTCAGGAAATTGCCCGCATTTGCATCAGGCACGACCTCATCGTGCTGACGGATGAAATTTACAGTGAACTGCGTTATGACGGCAAGCCGCATGTTTCCATAGCTTCTCTGCCGGGGATGAAGGAACGCACGCTCCTGCTGCACGGATTTTCCAAGGCATTCGCCATGACGGGGTTCCGGCTGGGGTATGCCTGCGGTCCGGAACCGCTTATTTCCGCCATGATGAAAATTCATCAGTATTCCATGCTCTGCGCCCCCATTACTTCCCAGGAGGCGGCCATTGAAGCATTGGAAAACGGGACATCCGCCATGTTGAAGATGCGGGAAAGCTACCGCCAGCGCCGGGATTACCTGGTGAAGCGCCTTAATGAAATCGGCATGGACTGCCACCTGCCCGGCGGCGCGTTCTATGTCTTCCCGGACATTTCCAGATTTGGCTTGACCAGCAAGGAGTTTGCCACCCGGCTGCTGATGGAAAAGCAGGTGGCCGCCGTACCGGGGACCGCCTTCGGCGCAAGCGGAGAAGGCTTCCTGCGCTGTTGCTATGCGACCGCCTTTGACCAGATCAAGGAGGCCTGCAACCGCATGGAACATTTCGTGGAAACTCTTTCCTGA
- a CDS encoding CPBP family glutamic-type intramembrane protease gives MNSVTEALKTKAYVVPFAVFMGFTLVWQFGVPLLEWDHPAAPWWRRAPEQWLYPVQAIVCFALVFRWRKAIDWDWRWKPAAWGILFGVLGILCWLAPTMIADRLPGGADAWFGHPSWPWYRYLLGIDARPDGFEPGVVFLAGSWSWLGALVLRFFRAVVVVALVEELFWRGYLMRLMVNPDHPWKVPFGTHSWKAYWVTTLCFMAVHQPVDYCGAFVYGSLAYLLAVWRKNLCAVIMMHAAANALLGWAALEWGKYGLW, from the coding sequence ATGAACTCCGTGACGGAGGCGCTGAAAACAAAGGCGTATGTGGTGCCGTTTGCGGTATTCATGGGCTTTACCCTGGTGTGGCAGTTTGGCGTTCCCTTGCTGGAATGGGACCACCCGGCCGCACCCTGGTGGAGAAGGGCGCCGGAACAATGGCTGTATCCCGTTCAGGCAATCGTTTGCTTTGCCCTGGTTTTCCGGTGGAGAAAGGCCATTGATTGGGATTGGCGGTGGAAACCCGCCGCCTGGGGAATCCTGTTCGGCGTGCTGGGTATCCTGTGCTGGCTGGCCCCGACCATGATAGCGGACCGCCTGCCCGGAGGGGCGGATGCCTGGTTTGGGCATCCCTCCTGGCCCTGGTACCGGTATCTGCTGGGAATTGACGCGCGCCCGGATGGGTTTGAGCCGGGCGTCGTCTTTCTTGCGGGTTCCTGGAGCTGGCTGGGGGCTCTGGTGCTGCGCTTTTTCCGTGCCGTGGTCGTGGTGGCTCTGGTGGAGGAACTTTTCTGGCGCGGCTATCTGATGCGCCTGATGGTGAACCCGGACCATCCCTGGAAGGTGCCGTTCGGCACCCATAGCTGGAAGGCATACTGGGTGACTACCCTCTGTTTCATGGCGGTACACCAGCCTGTGGACTATTGCGGCGCATTCGTTTACGGTTCCCTGGCGTATCTGCTTGCCGTCTGGCGGAAAAACCTGTGCGCTGTGATCATGATGCATGCGGCGGCGAATGCGTTGCTGGGATGGGCCGCTCTGGAATGGGGTAAATACGGATTATGGTGA
- a CDS encoding YdcF family protein: MTPEEAIAILWDYHHVKQELRPAELIFILGSNDIRVAEYAAELYARKLAPLLLFSGGMGRFTGEWAVPEAELFAEAAMKKGVPGDCILIENKSTNTGENVRFSRAVLEKAGIPEPSSIIALQKPYMERRTLATLQAQWPEVRVAVSSPPFSFREYLTRELPQDLVVSAMVGDFQRILEYPKQGFSTEQPVPPEAMAAFRTLVEAGYGSQLLKGVPLPWNS, translated from the coding sequence ATGACTCCAGAGGAAGCCATAGCAATTTTATGGGATTACCATCACGTGAAGCAGGAACTGCGTCCGGCGGAACTCATATTCATTCTTGGTAGCAATGACATAAGGGTGGCGGAATATGCGGCGGAACTTTATGCCCGGAAGCTGGCTCCCCTGTTGCTGTTTTCCGGCGGAATGGGGCGTTTTACAGGGGAATGGGCCGTACCGGAAGCGGAACTTTTCGCAGAGGCGGCTATGAAAAAGGGAGTGCCGGGAGACTGCATTCTCATTGAAAACAAATCCACCAATACGGGAGAAAATGTCCGCTTTTCCCGTGCTGTCCTGGAAAAAGCCGGCATCCCGGAACCATCCAGCATCATCGCCCTTCAAAAGCCCTATATGGAACGGCGCACGCTGGCTACGCTCCAGGCCCAGTGGCCGGAAGTACGGGTGGCGGTCAGCTCCCCTCCTTTCTCGTTCAGGGAATATCTGACCAGGGAGCTCCCGCAGGATCTGGTTGTTTCCGCCATGGTGGGGGACTTTCAAAGGATACTGGAATATCCTAAACAGGGATTTTCCACGGAACAGCCTGTGCCTCCGGAGGCGATGGCGGCATTCCGCACGCTGGTGGAAGCGGGGTATGGCTCCCAGCTGCTCAAGGGTGTCCCCCTTCCTTGGAATTCTTGA
- a CDS encoding glycine--tRNA ligase — protein sequence MADRTNTDPARMEKIVSLCKRRGFIFQSAEIYGGLNGCWDYGPMGVELKRNLKEYWWRKNVQEREDVVGMDGSILTHNSVLVASGHVGGFSDPMCDCLLTKERLRADQVPAQSGMGFFYTGAAKKDGSWNIEKKYSVLVESEKQADKARKTAAQYYAQLAGKDASYKDMELKGECMETVTDSTMYNPANGSLLTEAREFNLMFKTTIGATSDENDPNATGWLRPETAQSIFCQYKNILDSSRVKLPFGIAQIGKSFRNEINPRNFTFRSREFEQMEIEYFCRPEDGLRLVDEWLEHRLCFYDEVGVPREHIHILDVPDGERAFYSKKTYDLEYEFPFGIQELEGIAYRTDYDLSCHQKGSGRPLEYFDEETREKFIPHVVEPSAGCDRTILAIICEAYDEEELVDDKGKKDVRTVLRFVPRMAPIKAAIFPLLKKNGEQVRIAREIEKTLQPWMSVFYDETGAVGRRYRRQDEVGTPFCITVDFETLGENDASLKGTVTIRHRDSMKQERVAIEDLLHWLIARIR from the coding sequence ATGGCAGACAGAACCAACACAGACCCCGCCCGAATGGAAAAAATCGTGAGCCTCTGTAAAAGGAGGGGATTCATCTTCCAGTCAGCTGAAATTTACGGCGGTCTGAACGGTTGCTGGGACTATGGTCCCATGGGGGTGGAGCTCAAGCGCAATCTGAAAGAATACTGGTGGCGTAAAAATGTGCAGGAACGCGAGGATGTGGTCGGCATGGACGGTTCCATCCTGACGCATAACTCCGTACTGGTGGCTTCCGGCCATGTGGGCGGATTCTCCGACCCGATGTGCGATTGCCTGTTGACCAAGGAGCGTCTGCGTGCGGACCAGGTCCCGGCCCAGAGCGGCATGGGGTTTTTCTATACCGGAGCCGCCAAAAAAGACGGTTCCTGGAATATTGAAAAGAAGTACTCCGTTCTGGTGGAATCTGAAAAACAGGCGGACAAGGCCCGTAAGACCGCGGCTCAATATTATGCCCAGCTGGCCGGCAAGGATGCCTCTTACAAGGATATGGAGCTGAAAGGCGAGTGCATGGAAACCGTAACGGATTCCACCATGTACAATCCTGCTAACGGTTCTCTGCTGACGGAAGCCCGTGAGTTCAACCTCATGTTCAAGACGACCATTGGAGCTACCTCTGATGAAAACGATCCCAACGCTACGGGCTGGCTGCGCCCGGAAACGGCCCAGTCCATTTTCTGCCAGTATAAGAACATTCTGGACAGTTCCCGCGTCAAACTGCCTTTCGGAATCGCCCAGATCGGAAAATCTTTCCGCAATGAGATTAATCCGCGGAACTTCACTTTCCGTTCCCGCGAATTCGAACAAATGGAAATCGAATATTTCTGCCGGCCGGAAGACGGGCTGCGCCTGGTGGATGAATGGCTGGAACACCGTCTTTGCTTCTATGACGAAGTGGGGGTTCCGCGCGAACACATTCATATTTTGGACGTGCCGGACGGCGAACGCGCTTTCTACTCCAAGAAAACCTATGACCTGGAGTATGAATTCCCCTTCGGCATCCAGGAACTGGAGGGCATCGCCTACCGGACGGATTATGACCTGAGCTGCCATCAGAAAGGTTCCGGCCGTCCTCTGGAATATTTTGACGAAGAGACGCGGGAGAAATTCATTCCCCATGTGGTGGAGCCTTCTGCCGGTTGTGACCGCACCATTCTGGCCATTATCTGCGAAGCTTACGATGAAGAGGAACTGGTGGACGACAAAGGTAAAAAAGACGTCCGCACGGTGCTGCGCTTCGTGCCCCGCATGGCTCCGATCAAGGCGGCCATCTTCCCTCTGCTTAAGAAAAACGGGGAACAGGTGCGTATTGCCCGGGAAATTGAAAAGACGCTTCAGCCGTGGATGTCCGTCTTTTATGATGAAACGGGAGCCGTCGGCCGCCGTTACCGTCGTCAGGATGAAGTGGGTACTCCTTTCTGCATAACCGTGGACTTTGAAACTCTCGGGGAAAATGATGCTTCGCTCAAGGGGACGGTGACCATTCGCCACCGCGACTCCATGAAACAGGAACGTGTTGCAATTGAAGACCTGCTGCATTGGCTTATTGCCCGCATACGTTGA
- a CDS encoding aldo/keto reductase, with the protein MMEHSVIFPDHRKVCALGQGTWKMGKSALREADEIDALRAGIELGMSVVDTAEMYGNEEMVGAAIRGLRDRVFLVTKVLPGNASRTGTKAACERSLNRLKTDYVDLFLLHWGGPHPIEDTVASMIELQQEGKIKAWGVSNMDVPEMERFYAVPGGVSCAANQILYNLAHRGVEYDLLPWCRERHLPVMAYSPADEGRLSRNPVLMEIAQKHEATPVQIALAWILRCPGMIAIPKAGSVTHVQENYRSLSIRLTAEDVDLLDGAFPPPVRKVHLDSW; encoded by the coding sequence ATGATGGAACATTCAGTAATTTTTCCGGACCATCGGAAGGTTTGCGCCCTGGGGCAGGGAACCTGGAAAATGGGAAAGTCAGCGTTGAGGGAAGCCGATGAAATAGATGCTTTGCGCGCCGGCATTGAGCTGGGCATGAGCGTAGTGGATACGGCGGAGATGTATGGCAACGAGGAAATGGTGGGAGCGGCAATCCGCGGTTTGCGCGACCGTGTTTTCCTGGTTACCAAGGTGTTGCCCGGCAACGCCAGCAGGACAGGAACCAAAGCGGCCTGCGAACGGAGCCTGAACAGGCTGAAGACGGATTACGTGGATTTGTTTCTGCTTCACTGGGGAGGTCCCCATCCCATTGAAGATACGGTTGCTTCAATGATTGAGCTGCAGCAGGAGGGAAAAATAAAAGCATGGGGCGTCAGCAATATGGACGTTCCGGAAATGGAGCGGTTTTACGCCGTCCCGGGAGGAGTTTCCTGCGCCGCCAACCAGATTCTTTATAATCTGGCCCATCGAGGTGTGGAGTACGATTTGCTGCCATGGTGCCGGGAACGCCACCTTCCCGTGATGGCCTATTCGCCTGCGGATGAAGGGCGGCTTTCCCGTAATCCGGTGCTGATGGAGATTGCGCAGAAGCATGAGGCCACCCCGGTGCAGATTGCCCTGGCCTGGATTTTGCGCTGCCCTGGAATGATTGCGATCCCCAAAGCCGGTTCCGTCACGCATGTGCAGGAAAATTACCGGAGTTTGTCCATCAGGCTGACTGCGGAAGATGTGGATTTGCTGGATGGGGCTTTTCCGCCCCCGGTCAGAAAGGTGCATCTGGATTCCTGGTAA